One genomic region from Osmerus eperlanus chromosome 6, fOsmEpe2.1, whole genome shotgun sequence encodes:
- the rtn4b gene encoding reticulon-4b isoform X6 translates to MADSEQVSSTTPLGEELDKLHDHEMGDSNEAVAKKVVNEDEIVDLVGGAQDAIERHKATISHAEDIPKKLTEMSSTPDHEPMLLTESVPVVPEPVLVPEIAPPTVVEDATEQLTKEEAIPDSTVAEKEQKEEVADIVPVAEPVHTEPVPEPVIITEPAPEPVIIEEPAPEPDIIPEFALEPEIIPELAPEPEIIPEPIPEPVPEPAPEPVIASVEPPKAVPEEVLLPKAASEKKAAAAPPPASLVELLYWRDVKATGVVFGASLLLLLSLTVCSIVSVCSYVGLALLSVTISFRIYKGILQAIQKSDEGHPFKLYLDQEVALSEDAVHKYSDVALARINKTVGDLRRLFLVEDLIDSIKFAVLMWILTYVGALFNGLTLLILGLVGAFSCPIIYEKHQVQIDHYLGMVNNQIKDVVAKIQAKVPGLKRKAE, encoded by the exons ATGGCAGACAGCGAGCAAGTGTCCTCCACAACTCCGTTAGGAGAAGAACTAGACAAACTCCATGACCACGAAATGGGTGATTCAAACGAGGCCGTAGCTAAAAAAGTTGTTAACGAGGATGAAATTGTAGACTTAGTTGGCGGTGCACAAGATGCAATTGAGAGGCACAAAGCCACTATTTCACACGCAGAGGATATCCCCAAAAAATTAACGGAAATGTCATCAACTCCAGACCACGAGCCTATGTTACTAACGGAGTCCGTTCCTGTCGTACCAGAGCCTGTGCTAGTTCCCGAGATAGCGCCACCGACCGTAGTAGAGGATGCCACGGAACAACTGACGAAAGAGGAGGCGATTCCAGATTCCACTGTTGCGGAAAAAGAACAGAAGGAGGAGGTTGCGGACATTGTTCCAGTAGCTGAACCAGTACACACGGAGCCTGTTCCAGAACCAGTCATTATCACAGAGCCTGCTCCAGAACCAGTAATTATCGAAGAGCCTGCTCCAGAACCAGACATAATCCCAGAATTTGCTCTAGAACCAGAAATAATCCCAGAACTTGCTCCAGAACCAGAAATTATCCCAGAGCCTATTCCAGAGCCAGTGCCTGAGCCTGCACCAGAGCCAGTCATCGCTTCTGTGGAACCCCCAAAAGCCGTTCCCGAGGAAGTGCTGCTCCCCAAAGCGGCTTCGGAGAAAAAAGCGGCTGCTGCACCTCCACCAGCATCAT TGGTGGAGCTCCTGTACTGGCGTGATGTCAAGGCCACGGGCGTGGTGTTTGGCGCTagcctcctgctgctgctgtcccTGACGGTATGCAGTATCGTCAGCGTGTGTTCCTACGTGGGCCTGGccctcctctctgtcaccaTCTCTTTCAGGATATACAAGGGCATCTTGCAGGCCATCCAGAAGTCTGATGAAGGGCACCCGTTCAA GCTGTACCTGGACCAGGAGGTGGCTCTGTCTGAGGACGCGGTCCATAAGTACAGCGACGTGGCCCTGGCCAGGATCAACAAGACCGTGGGCGACCTGAGGCGCCTCTTCCTGGTCGAGGACCTGATTGACTCCATCAAG TTTGCTGTCCTTATGTGGATTCTGACTTATGTCGGTGCCTTGTTCAACGGACTCACTCTCCTTATCCTGG GTCTGGTTGGAGCATTCAGCTGCCCCATCATCTATGAGAAGCACCAG GTACAAATCGACCATTATTTGGGTATGGTGAACAACCAGATCAAAGACGTCGTTGCAAA GATCCAGGCCAAGGTGCCCGGACTGAAGCGCAAGGCGGAGTGA
- the rtn4b gene encoding reticulon-4b isoform X8, which yields MDAKRVVELLYWRDVKATGVVFGASLLLLLSLTVCSIVSVCSYVGLALLSVTISFRIYKGILQAIQKSDEGHPFKLYLDQEVALSEDAVHKYSDVALARINKTVGDLRRLFLVEDLIDSIKFAVLMWILTYVGALFNGLTLLILGLVGAFSCPIIYEKHQVQIDHYLGMVNNQIKDVVAKIQAKVPGLKRKAE from the exons ATGGATGCCAAACGGG TGGTGGAGCTCCTGTACTGGCGTGATGTCAAGGCCACGGGCGTGGTGTTTGGCGCTagcctcctgctgctgctgtcccTGACGGTATGCAGTATCGTCAGCGTGTGTTCCTACGTGGGCCTGGccctcctctctgtcaccaTCTCTTTCAGGATATACAAGGGCATCTTGCAGGCCATCCAGAAGTCTGATGAAGGGCACCCGTTCAA GCTGTACCTGGACCAGGAGGTGGCTCTGTCTGAGGACGCGGTCCATAAGTACAGCGACGTGGCCCTGGCCAGGATCAACAAGACCGTGGGCGACCTGAGGCGCCTCTTCCTGGTCGAGGACCTGATTGACTCCATCAAG TTTGCTGTCCTTATGTGGATTCTGACTTATGTCGGTGCCTTGTTCAACGGACTCACTCTCCTTATCCTGG GTCTGGTTGGAGCATTCAGCTGCCCCATCATCTATGAGAAGCACCAG GTACAAATCGACCATTATTTGGGTATGGTGAACAACCAGATCAAAGACGTCGTTGCAAA GATCCAGGCCAAGGTGCCCGGACTGAAGCGCAAGGCGGAGTGA
- the rtn4b gene encoding reticulon-4b isoform X3: MADSEQVSSTTPLGEELDKLHDHEMGDSNEAVAKKVVNEDEIVDLVGGAQDAIERHKATISHAEDIPKKLTEMSSTPDHEPMLLTESVPVVPEPVLVPEIAPPTVVEDATEQLTKEEAIPDSTVAEKEQKEEVADIVPVAEPVHTEPVPEPVIITEPAPEPVIIEEPAPEPDIIPEFALEPEIIPELAPEPEIIPEPIPEPVPEPAPEPVIASVEPPKAVPEEVLLPKAASEKKAAAAPPPASYAPFLPSLLPQPLMQFPTALGQRGDCPAPISPLSPLHSPDSLEELSLSESPNQPPTMASAPFSSSIEPPKVLSSAMPWSGEEEGNARFGHKHWDSPFLASQDNSRVSMDTFSKDTTPIGSSGFEQDMLGQLDDDLMFEVKKNPFQGFSPVADAGFSHYGDANFDSRASKMSESPTPDLVQSGQGGDSQDSPPAFYDESKTYESVKMAADSLMQPLGQFSPGPKEDEDSVLLPDILKSSPLNPEKIDSGSSEGSLESSPLFERKLMESPNIPINLSATNPFAFDSKVCLLKEMAEATEAKSSVKVKGEDNCFGAFDLVKEAETTPMKEEKPKEEQVQVEQKDWFSSHDSPKMTNKLEPLEFPSRNSQDDSDSESPTADSLSPVLEAMAKNPASFQVETEKNPRMEEAGEEVSEPEVSSEEFEFIERPPLGVIDEFLEALDNSKFAKGPELDADDDLIYGSREMVPPNIASSVAHKEEGQSSQSPYLLLTQSSDKATPQKGKAELEKADINEPPSQAPLLHSPVHKPAALAEDAGGPKMAHAPNLSTEAVVELLYWRDVKATGVVFGASLLLLLSLTVCSIVSVCSYVGLALLSVTISFRIYKGILQAIQKSDEGHPFKLYLDQEVALSEDAVHKYSDVALARINKTVGDLRRLFLVEDLIDSIKFAVLMWILTYVGALFNGLTLLILGLVGAFSCPIIYEKHQVQIDHYLGMVNNQIKDVVAKIQAKVPGLKRKAE, encoded by the exons ATGGCAGACAGCGAGCAAGTGTCCTCCACAACTCCGTTAGGAGAAGAACTAGACAAACTCCATGACCACGAAATGGGTGATTCAAACGAGGCCGTAGCTAAAAAAGTTGTTAACGAGGATGAAATTGTAGACTTAGTTGGCGGTGCACAAGATGCAATTGAGAGGCACAAAGCCACTATTTCACACGCAGAGGATATCCCCAAAAAATTAACGGAAATGTCATCAACTCCAGACCACGAGCCTATGTTACTAACGGAGTCCGTTCCTGTCGTACCAGAGCCTGTGCTAGTTCCCGAGATAGCGCCACCGACCGTAGTAGAGGATGCCACGGAACAACTGACGAAAGAGGAGGCGATTCCAGATTCCACTGTTGCGGAAAAAGAACAGAAGGAGGAGGTTGCGGACATTGTTCCAGTAGCTGAACCAGTACACACGGAGCCTGTTCCAGAACCAGTCATTATCACAGAGCCTGCTCCAGAACCAGTAATTATCGAAGAGCCTGCTCCAGAACCAGACATAATCCCAGAATTTGCTCTAGAACCAGAAATAATCCCAGAACTTGCTCCAGAACCAGAAATTATCCCAGAGCCTATTCCAGAGCCAGTGCCTGAGCCTGCACCAGAGCCAGTCATCGCTTCTGTGGAACCCCCAAAAGCCGTTCCCGAGGAAGTGCTGCTCCCCAAAGCGGCTTCGGAGAAAAAAGCGGCTGCTGCACCTCCACCAGCATCAT ATGCACCTTTTCTACCTTCTCTTCTGCCTCAACCTCTGATGCAATTCCCTACAG CACTTGGGCAGAGGGGTGATTGCCctgctcccatctctcctctctctcctctccactctcccgaCTCCCTGGAAGAGCTTTCTCTGTCTGAAAGTCCAAACCAACCCCCCACCATGGCATCTGCTCCGTTCAGCTCTTCTATCGAGCCCCCCAAAGTTCTGTCCAGTGCTATGCCTTGGAGTGGTGAAGAGGAGGGTAACGCCAGATTTGGCCATA AGCACTGGGATTCTCCATTTCTAGCCTCTCAAGACAACTCCAGGGTCTCCATGGATACGTTCTCTAAGGACACAACCCCCATTGGCTCATCTGGGTTTGAGCAAGACATGCTTGGCCAATTAGATGATGATTTGATGTTTGAGGTGAAGAAGAATCCATTCCAGGGCTTTTCCCCAGTAGCTGATGCCGGGTTTTCCCATTATGGGGATGCCAACTTCGACAGCAGGGCATCCAAAATGTCTGAGAGTCCCACCCCAGATCTGGTCCAATCTGGCCAGGGTGGTGACTCTCAAGATAGCCCTCCCGCTTTTTATGATGAGAGCAAAACTTATGAATCTGTGAAAATGGCTGCTGACTCATTGATGCAGCCACTAGGCCAGTTCTCCCCGGGACCAAAAGAGGATGAGGACTCTGTTCTTCTTCCTGACATCTTGAAGTCCTCCCCACTCAACCCAGAGAAGATCGACTCTGGTTCCTCTGAAGGGAGTCTGGAGTCAAGCCCCCTTTTTGAGCGCAAGCTGATGGAGTCACCAAACATCCCCATCAACCTGTCAGCCACAAATCCTTTTGCATTTGACTCCAAAGTCTGTTTGCTGAAAGAGATGGCTGAGGCAACTGAGGCAAAATCATCTGTGAAGGTGAAGGGGGAAGATAATTGCTTTGGTGCCTTTGACCTTGTAAAAGAGGCCGAGACCACACCCATGAAAGAAGAAAAGCCTAAAGAAGAGCAAGTTCAAGTGGAGCAAAAAGACTGGTTCTCCAGTCATGATTCCCCCAAAATGACCAACAAACTAGAGCCCCTGGAATTCCCGAGCCGGAACTCCCAGGATGATTCTGATTCCGAGAGCCCCACTGCCGACTCCCTGTCTCCTGTGCTGGAGGCCATGGCCAAGAACCCAGCCAGCTTCCAGGTGGAGACCGAGAAGAACCCCAggatggaggaggcaggggaggaggtgtcCGAGCCGGAGGTCTCCTCTGAAGAGTTTGAGTTTATAGAGAGGCCGCCTCTGGGCGTGATAGATGAGTTCCTGGAAGCACTGGACAACTCCAAGTTTGCCAAGGGTCCGGAGCTTGACGCTGATGACGATCTTATCTATGGGTCACGGGAGATGGTACCTCCAAACATAGCATCGTCAGTGGCGCATAAAGAAGAGGGTCAGAGCTCTCAAAGTCcttacctcctcctcacccagtcCTCAGACAAGGCAACCCCTCAGAAGGGTAAAGCCGAACTGGAGAAGGCAGACATCAATGAGCCCCCCTCCCAGGCACCGCTTCTCCACTCCCCTGTTCACAAACCTGCGGCGCTCGCTGAGGATGCGGGTGGCCCCAAAATGGCTCACGCGCCCAACTTGAGCACGGAAGCAG TGGTGGAGCTCCTGTACTGGCGTGATGTCAAGGCCACGGGCGTGGTGTTTGGCGCTagcctcctgctgctgctgtcccTGACGGTATGCAGTATCGTCAGCGTGTGTTCCTACGTGGGCCTGGccctcctctctgtcaccaTCTCTTTCAGGATATACAAGGGCATCTTGCAGGCCATCCAGAAGTCTGATGAAGGGCACCCGTTCAA GCTGTACCTGGACCAGGAGGTGGCTCTGTCTGAGGACGCGGTCCATAAGTACAGCGACGTGGCCCTGGCCAGGATCAACAAGACCGTGGGCGACCTGAGGCGCCTCTTCCTGGTCGAGGACCTGATTGACTCCATCAAG TTTGCTGTCCTTATGTGGATTCTGACTTATGTCGGTGCCTTGTTCAACGGACTCACTCTCCTTATCCTGG GTCTGGTTGGAGCATTCAGCTGCCCCATCATCTATGAGAAGCACCAG GTACAAATCGACCATTATTTGGGTATGGTGAACAACCAGATCAAAGACGTCGTTGCAAA GATCCAGGCCAAGGTGCCCGGACTGAAGCGCAAGGCGGAGTGA
- the rtn4b gene encoding reticulon-4b isoform X7, whose amino-acid sequence MDMEEKTECQLSSSSHWKDKVVELLYWRDVKATGVVFGASLLLLLSLTVCSIVSVCSYVGLALLSVTISFRIYKGILQAIQKSDEGHPFKLYLDQEVALSEDAVHKYSDVALARINKTVGDLRRLFLVEDLIDSIKFAVLMWILTYVGALFNGLTLLILGLVGAFSCPIIYEKHQVQIDHYLGMVNNQIKDVVAKIQAKVPGLKRKAE is encoded by the exons ATGGACATGGAAGAGAAAACAGAATGCCagctgtcatcatcatcacactgGAAAGACAAGG TGGTGGAGCTCCTGTACTGGCGTGATGTCAAGGCCACGGGCGTGGTGTTTGGCGCTagcctcctgctgctgctgtcccTGACGGTATGCAGTATCGTCAGCGTGTGTTCCTACGTGGGCCTGGccctcctctctgtcaccaTCTCTTTCAGGATATACAAGGGCATCTTGCAGGCCATCCAGAAGTCTGATGAAGGGCACCCGTTCAA GCTGTACCTGGACCAGGAGGTGGCTCTGTCTGAGGACGCGGTCCATAAGTACAGCGACGTGGCCCTGGCCAGGATCAACAAGACCGTGGGCGACCTGAGGCGCCTCTTCCTGGTCGAGGACCTGATTGACTCCATCAAG TTTGCTGTCCTTATGTGGATTCTGACTTATGTCGGTGCCTTGTTCAACGGACTCACTCTCCTTATCCTGG GTCTGGTTGGAGCATTCAGCTGCCCCATCATCTATGAGAAGCACCAG GTACAAATCGACCATTATTTGGGTATGGTGAACAACCAGATCAAAGACGTCGTTGCAAA GATCCAGGCCAAGGTGCCCGGACTGAAGCGCAAGGCGGAGTGA